The following proteins come from a genomic window of Athalia rosae chromosome 1, iyAthRosa1.1, whole genome shotgun sequence:
- the LOC105683673 gene encoding E3 ubiquitin-protein ligase TRIM23-like isoform X1, producing the protein MTEDMDHFNKYFQRSVSVSTKPNVLECRVCEEVFTVDGAKVPRLLHCGHTVCHSCLLRLRPCVSDQEFLLCPFDRQPTAIKEDGIYSLKKNFALIELLERLEESTCNKNKALERERSHSTQSCDEDEKHIAVLYCTVCTTHLCDACDVITHSTKTLTKHRRVPLSEKPREKPKCPTHNIHIAEFTCTQEGCNSALMCYLCRDYGRHSTHKHSLVETEAENIRVSIITAMQKMTQFMESMRDTAHRIEIVVQELEGWAIEDAKLRVNQHFEELRSLLAEQEKAAIACVDAETRERLCTLRELQENLTSTRSQVAGVCIQWESLLGSEDWKLLSSAREVAEVLTSLEQQQQQYAQLGPDLLTPESSIPIIFSRDNRVHIGTKIEMRVVILGLDGAGKTSILFAMRDMALGSPPIPTIGFNVESLEYKNLVFALWDVGGQHKLRPLWKHYYHNTQAVVFVVDASDRARFEEAQKELAKIVSERELKDALLLIYANKQDVPGCASVEELTEILSLQKFCCGRAWHIEGSSPLTDASSLVQGLDWLTQQLGANEAPYTNNNVT; encoded by the exons ATGACAGAAGATATGGATCATTtcaacaaatattttcaaagatctGTCTCAGTATCAACAAAACCCAAT GTTTTAGAATGTCGTGTCTGTGAAGAGGTCTTCACAGTTGACGGAGCCAAAGTGCCTCGTTTACTACACTGTGGTCACACGGTGTGTCATTCTTGTTTACTGCGTCTACGTCCATGTGTGTCGGACCAGGAGTTTTTGCTATGTCCATTTGATAGACAGCCAACGGCGATTAAAGAGGATGGAATTTacagtttgaaaaagaattttgcaCTTATCGAGCTCTTAGAGAGGCTGGAGGAATCCActtgcaataaaaataaagcatTAGAACGAGAGAGATCACATTCTACTCAGTCTTGTGATGAAGATGAGAAGCACATTGCTGTTTTGTACTGCACAGTTTGTACGACTCATTTGTGCGACGCCTGCGATGTTATTACTCACTCAACAAAAACTCTAACAAAACACAGGCGTGTACCGTTATCGGAAAAACCAAGGGAAAAACCTAAATGTCCTACTCATAACATACATATTGCCGAATTTACCTGCACACAAGAAGGGTGCAATAGCGCCTTAATGTGCTATCTTTGCAGAGATTATGGGAGGCACAGCACTCATAAG CACAGTTTGGTTGAGACAGAAGCAGAAAATATCAGAGTTTCCATCATCACTGCGATGCAGAAAATGACCCAATTCATGGAGAGTATGAGGGATACTGCTCATAGGatag AGATCGTAGTACAAGAATTGGAAGGCTGGGCAATAGAAGATGCCAAGTTACGAGTGAATCAGCATTTTGAAGAGCTCCGATCTTTGTTGGCAGAGCAAGAAAAAGCAGCAATAGCATGCGTTGATGCAGAGACTAGAGAAAGACTATGCACGCTCCGAGAATTGCAAGAAAACCTGACATCCACAAGATCTCAAGTTGCTGGTGTGTGCATTCAGTGGGAGAGTCTACTGGGGTCCGAAGATTGGAAGTTGCTGAGCAGTGCAAGAGAAGTAGCAGAAGTTCTTACTTCCCTagaacaacagcagcaacaataTGCTCAACTTGGTCCTGATTTACTTACACCAGAGTCTTCTATTCCGATAATTTTTAGCAGG GACAACAGAGTACatattggaacaaaaattgaaatgcgaGTGGTGATACTGGGCTTAGATGGCGCTGGAAAAACAAGTATTTTGTTCGCTATGAGAGATATGGCCTTGGGCAGCCCTCCGATTCCAACCATTGGCTTTAACGTTGAGAGCTTAGAATATAAGAACTTGGTCTTCGCACTCTGGGATGTAGGAGGTCAACACAAATTAAGACCATTATGGAAACACTATTATCATAATACTCAAGCAGTAGTTTTCGTTGTTGACGCAAGCGACAGAGCGAGGTTTGAGGAGGCGCAGAAGGAACTTGCAAAAATAGTCAGTGAACGAGAACTCAAAGACGCGTTATTGTTGATTTACGCCAACAAGCAG GACGTACCCGGTTGCGCATCGGTAGAAGAGCTGACCGAAATTCTGTCACTGCAGAAGTTCTGTTGCGGAAGAGCATGGCATATCGAGGGATCTTCGCCACTGACAGATGCTAGTAGTCTGGTACAAGGATTGGATTGGCTCACGCAGCAATTGGGCGCGAATGAAGCACCTTACACGAATAATAACGTCACGTAA
- the LOC105683673 gene encoding E3 ubiquitin-protein ligase TRIM23-like isoform X2, translating to MSTQISTQIRVLECRVCEEVFTVDGAKVPRLLHCGHTVCHSCLLRLRPCVSDQEFLLCPFDRQPTAIKEDGIYSLKKNFALIELLERLEESTCNKNKALERERSHSTQSCDEDEKHIAVLYCTVCTTHLCDACDVITHSTKTLTKHRRVPLSEKPREKPKCPTHNIHIAEFTCTQEGCNSALMCYLCRDYGRHSTHKHSLVETEAENIRVSIITAMQKMTQFMESMRDTAHRIEIVVQELEGWAIEDAKLRVNQHFEELRSLLAEQEKAAIACVDAETRERLCTLRELQENLTSTRSQVAGVCIQWESLLGSEDWKLLSSAREVAEVLTSLEQQQQQYAQLGPDLLTPESSIPIIFSRDNRVHIGTKIEMRVVILGLDGAGKTSILFAMRDMALGSPPIPTIGFNVESLEYKNLVFALWDVGGQHKLRPLWKHYYHNTQAVVFVVDASDRARFEEAQKELAKIVSERELKDALLLIYANKQDVPGCASVEELTEILSLQKFCCGRAWHIEGSSPLTDASSLVQGLDWLTQQLGANEAPYTNNNVT from the exons ATGTCAACTCAAATTTCTACGCAGATTCGA GTTTTAGAATGTCGTGTCTGTGAAGAGGTCTTCACAGTTGACGGAGCCAAAGTGCCTCGTTTACTACACTGTGGTCACACGGTGTGTCATTCTTGTTTACTGCGTCTACGTCCATGTGTGTCGGACCAGGAGTTTTTGCTATGTCCATTTGATAGACAGCCAACGGCGATTAAAGAGGATGGAATTTacagtttgaaaaagaattttgcaCTTATCGAGCTCTTAGAGAGGCTGGAGGAATCCActtgcaataaaaataaagcatTAGAACGAGAGAGATCACATTCTACTCAGTCTTGTGATGAAGATGAGAAGCACATTGCTGTTTTGTACTGCACAGTTTGTACGACTCATTTGTGCGACGCCTGCGATGTTATTACTCACTCAACAAAAACTCTAACAAAACACAGGCGTGTACCGTTATCGGAAAAACCAAGGGAAAAACCTAAATGTCCTACTCATAACATACATATTGCCGAATTTACCTGCACACAAGAAGGGTGCAATAGCGCCTTAATGTGCTATCTTTGCAGAGATTATGGGAGGCACAGCACTCATAAG CACAGTTTGGTTGAGACAGAAGCAGAAAATATCAGAGTTTCCATCATCACTGCGATGCAGAAAATGACCCAATTCATGGAGAGTATGAGGGATACTGCTCATAGGatag AGATCGTAGTACAAGAATTGGAAGGCTGGGCAATAGAAGATGCCAAGTTACGAGTGAATCAGCATTTTGAAGAGCTCCGATCTTTGTTGGCAGAGCAAGAAAAAGCAGCAATAGCATGCGTTGATGCAGAGACTAGAGAAAGACTATGCACGCTCCGAGAATTGCAAGAAAACCTGACATCCACAAGATCTCAAGTTGCTGGTGTGTGCATTCAGTGGGAGAGTCTACTGGGGTCCGAAGATTGGAAGTTGCTGAGCAGTGCAAGAGAAGTAGCAGAAGTTCTTACTTCCCTagaacaacagcagcaacaataTGCTCAACTTGGTCCTGATTTACTTACACCAGAGTCTTCTATTCCGATAATTTTTAGCAGG GACAACAGAGTACatattggaacaaaaattgaaatgcgaGTGGTGATACTGGGCTTAGATGGCGCTGGAAAAACAAGTATTTTGTTCGCTATGAGAGATATGGCCTTGGGCAGCCCTCCGATTCCAACCATTGGCTTTAACGTTGAGAGCTTAGAATATAAGAACTTGGTCTTCGCACTCTGGGATGTAGGAGGTCAACACAAATTAAGACCATTATGGAAACACTATTATCATAATACTCAAGCAGTAGTTTTCGTTGTTGACGCAAGCGACAGAGCGAGGTTTGAGGAGGCGCAGAAGGAACTTGCAAAAATAGTCAGTGAACGAGAACTCAAAGACGCGTTATTGTTGATTTACGCCAACAAGCAG GACGTACCCGGTTGCGCATCGGTAGAAGAGCTGACCGAAATTCTGTCACTGCAGAAGTTCTGTTGCGGAAGAGCATGGCATATCGAGGGATCTTCGCCACTGACAGATGCTAGTAGTCTGGTACAAGGATTGGATTGGCTCACGCAGCAATTGGGCGCGAATGAAGCACCTTACACGAATAATAACGTCACGTAA